The window CGAACGGTCCGGCCGGCGGCCCGAGCCGCCGGCCTCAGCCGTCGACGCTCAGCGCGTCCTCCAGCACCTTGCGAGCCGCTGTCGCGTCCTCGGCGTCCTGCGCAGTGCGCACCGCCGACTGCAGGGTCGAGAGCTCGACGTGGCGCAGCGCGTCCTTGAGCTGTGGCACAGAGGCGGGTGTCATCGACAGCTCGTTGATGCCCAGGCCCACGTAGGCCGCAGCCGACGCTGGGTCCGCCGCCGACTCGCCGCAGACCCCGACCCAGGCACCGTGCTCGTGCGCAGCCTCGACCACCGAGCCCAGCAGGCGCAGCACGTCGGGATCACACACGTCTGGCAGGTCAGCGACCTCGGCAAGGAGGCGGTCGGCAGCGAACAGGTACTGCAGCAGGTCGTTGGTCCCGACCGAGAAGAAGTCGACAAGCGGTGCGATCCGGTGCGCGGACAACGCCGCGGCCGGCACCTCGATCATGACGCCGACCTCGACGTTGGAGTGGTCGACGCCCTCCGCCTCGGCGGCCGCTGCGAACGCCTCACGGGCGCGGCGGACCTCGTCGGGTGTGGACACCAAAGGGAACATGACCGCGAGGGTCCCCTGCTCCGCGTCGGGATCGCGCGACCGCAGCAGCGCCCGCAGCTGGTTGATCAGCAGTTCGGGCTGCACCAGGCCGAGGCGGATCCCGCGCACGCCGAGCGCAGGGTTCTCCTCAGGATCACGTACGACGAACGGCAGTGGCTTGTCCGCACCGACGTCCATCGTGCGGAACACCACGCGGTGCCCCGGCAGCCCGGCGAGCACCTTGCGGTAGAAGTCGGCCTGCTCCTCGATCGAGGGCTCCGCGGCGGACTCCTGGAACAGGAACTCGGTGCGCACCAGACCGGAACCCTCGGCGCCGTGCTCGGCAGCCGACGCGACGTCCTCCAGCCCACCGATGTTCGCCGCGAGCTCGACGCGGTGGCCGTCGGCCGTCGCGCCCGGCTCGTCGCGCAGGGCGGCGAGCCGCTCCCGTCGCTCCTCCTGCTCGGTGATGCGACGCTCGAAGGTCGAGCGCT is drawn from Euzebyales bacterium and contains these coding sequences:
- the ptsP gene encoding phosphoenolpyruvate--protein phosphotransferase, which gives rise to HDAIDEGSSAPVAVTAAFDSFRALLEKSGDEYMAGRAADIDDVRDQVIDVLAGRQDAPVPSERSVVVAHELTPSQTARLPRELIAGVACAGGSPTSHAAILSRSLGIPAVMGVTDLLAHVEDGVALALDGQAGTVIVAPDDNERSTFERRITEQEERRERLAALRDEPGATADGHRVELAANIGGLEDVASAAEHGAEGSGLVRTEFLFQESAAEPSIEEQADFYRKVLAGLPGHRVVFRTMDVGADKPLPFVVRDPEENPALGVRGIRLGLVQPELLINQLRALLRSRDPDAEQGTLAVMFPLVSTPDEVRRAREAFAAAAEAEGVDHSNVEVGVMIEVPAAALSAHRIAPLVDFFSVGTNDLLQYLFAADRLLAEVADLPDVCDPDVLRLLGSVVEAAHEHGAWVGVCGESAADPASAAAYVGLGINELSMTPASVPQLKDALRHVELSTLQSAVRTAQDAEDATAARKVLEDALSVDG